A section of the Candidatus Eisenbacteria bacterium genome encodes:
- a CDS encoding type IV pilus twitching motility protein PilT: protein MARIDAIFRMVMENGASDLHMVTGARPMLRVQGELRPIDYAELTPDLANALLGEILTDAQKEEIEAQGDVDFAYEVPGVVRLRCNVYRQHRGIAGAFRLLPNRILSVEELGLPSHIKEFCDQVKGLVVVTGPPGSGKSTTLAALIDHINQTRRKHILTIEDPIEYIHPNTQSLVNQREVGRNARSFPRALRAALREDPNILLVGEMRDLETIHLALTAAETGQLVFGTLHTTSAPQTVDRIIDAFPADQQDQVRVMLSEGLRGVIAQKLIPRADGKGRLPVVEILVATKAIATLVRDRKTFQIPSLMQIGKKEGMQRLDEEIVRLVREGLVSPQDGYFFANEKDAIRPYLKETAPAKGSRS, encoded by the coding sequence GTGGCGCGGATCGACGCCATCTTCCGCATGGTCATGGAGAACGGGGCCTCGGATCTCCACATGGTCACGGGGGCGCGCCCAATGCTCCGCGTCCAGGGGGAGCTTCGCCCGATCGACTACGCGGAGCTCACGCCAGACCTCGCGAACGCCCTTCTCGGGGAGATCCTCACCGACGCGCAAAAAGAGGAGATCGAGGCGCAAGGGGACGTCGATTTCGCCTACGAGGTCCCCGGGGTCGTCCGCCTCCGCTGCAACGTCTACCGCCAGCACCGGGGGATCGCCGGCGCCTTCCGACTCCTTCCGAACCGGATCCTCTCGGTCGAGGAGCTCGGTCTTCCTTCGCACATCAAGGAATTCTGCGACCAGGTGAAGGGGCTCGTCGTCGTGACGGGGCCTCCCGGGAGCGGGAAGTCGACCACGCTCGCGGCCCTCATCGACCACATCAACCAGACCCGGCGGAAGCACATCCTCACGATCGAGGATCCGATCGAGTACATCCATCCGAACACGCAGTCACTCGTGAACCAGCGGGAGGTCGGCCGGAACGCGCGCTCCTTCCCGCGGGCGCTCCGAGCGGCGCTCCGCGAGGACCCGAACATCCTTCTCGTCGGCGAGATGCGCGACCTCGAGACGATCCACCTCGCCCTCACCGCGGCGGAGACCGGACAACTCGTCTTCGGAACGCTGCACACGACGAGCGCGCCGCAGACCGTCGACCGGATCATCGACGCCTTCCCCGCGGACCAGCAGGATCAAGTACGCGTCATGCTGAGCGAGGGGCTCCGCGGGGTGATCGCGCAGAAGCTCATCCCCCGCGCGGACGGAAAGGGCCGCCTCCCGGTCGTCGAGATCCTCGTCGCCACGAAGGCGATCGCGACCCTGGTCCGCGACCGGAAGACCTTCCAGATTCCGTCCCTCATGCAGATCGGGAAGAAGGAGGGGATGCAGCGCCTCGACGAGGAGATCGTCCGCCTCGTCCGCGAGGGTCTGGTGAGCCCGCAGGACGGCTATTTCTTCGCGAACGAAAAGGACGCGATTCGTCCCTATCTCAAGGAAACCGCCCCCGCGAAAGGAAGCCGCTCGTGA